In Vigna radiata var. radiata cultivar VC1973A unplaced genomic scaffold, Vradiata_ver6 scaffold_399, whole genome shotgun sequence, the sequence taaattgaagcgaataaattttaacttcattCTATTAGACTGTGGTTTAAATCATTTTAGACTTAATTGGTCATTTACTTGAGTCACGagtcagtttttttttttattataaaagtatatttttattttttacattatatttatttttaatttttgaaaaattggacCGAAATAACTCGTTGATATAGAAGGTGTTACTCCCTCAACCATCCCAAGTATTTCTGCATTTctctactattttcttttatttcaaaaatattttacacctcctcactattttcttttattctaaaaatacccTAAATCTTCTCATGATcctcaacaatctttctctttatctctccATATCAATGGAGCATTCATATTACTCAAATttaaacttgtgatatatttcaaaacttaaaattcaGATTTTGTTCTAAATCTCaagaaaattgtttatatatatatatatatatatatatatatatatatatatatatatatgtgtgtgtgtgtgtgtgtgtgtgttttttttttacatttaatatctataatttttaacattatattatgttttaacttaccaacatgtttgactcaaataacttgaataaagtatttaatttattaattaaataatattaaaatattattaaatacttaaaatataaaagaaaagttatttgttaaagatttcaaatttatttagttctttcgtcattataaagttagtatataataataatagtaatatattattattattattatttactattaatattagtatgtttattattttgtatttgtatctaacttttaagtttataaaatgaaagtgGTAGAAGCATTAattttcctctgaattttatattttacaatatatcacaagttcaaatctaAGTCACGGTGGATGCTCCATatgcaaagagaaagagaatgatTGTTGAGGATAATGAAAAGGTGTGTGAATattccattaatgtagagagaaatagaaagatTATTGAGAATAATAGGAAGATGtagagtatttttgaaataaaaaataataatgaaaaggtataaagtatttttaaaataaataaaaaatagtaggAAGATGGAGGAGTATTGGGTGGTAAGGATCAACGCTCATATAGAACCGAAAATATTTGCTTGGCCCACTTAAAATATTGGCTCGATAAACAGTTCAAGGGCTGCaccttcataaatttatcattgcaccccaaaatttcaattttgtcccTTCTGGATTTATCCAAAGTCATTTTTAGAAAAGATTTCCAAAACTGATGCAATTCAGAAGTCAAAAATGACTtgtaaattatacaattttaaaatatttttttccttaaaaaaaaagacatctGGTATAAttcgaaagaaaaaaattaaattttgtaatctaaaatttaaataattttggacTATGAATTCtggaagttattttttttaatctccttcaatttttgaaagtcgTTTTTTACTTtcgaattatataatttaaaagtcctttttccttctaaattgcataataataaaaaattacaaattacacACTACAAAAGTTAATAACTTTCTAATTGTGTAatcaaaaaacaattttattttttagattacaaaattcaaagtggaatttttttttatatgggaTGCATGAAAGAAGTTGTCCAGTTGAAGCCGCCTCAGTTCTTAACTATACCAATAGAATAGAAGACCAATTTTACTAAGTAAATTATATGTCTTACAAAAACGCTTACAAGAAAGCATCTCATCGACTCTCAGAGATGTTTAAGGATGCCCGAAATGCAGGAGAGCATCCTTACTGGATAGGCAAAATCATATGGAACTCTTTGCTTGCACATTGAATTCAATAGAGTTTCGCAAGAAGTGTGCTACAGCCCAGAGGAACAGAGCATCTGACAAGGGTGGTGCCTTGCATACTGGGTCGATCACAATTCACGAGCATGCTATTTgtatggtaaactttctttacttttctatttctttcatatataacttatgtattttctatttcatttacACTAATAAGTCGAAATTATGTTATAGGCACAAGCTCTTGGACGGGCAGTCTATGTTGACGAGGTCTTTGCACAAACCCATGTTCGCaagggcactaatgaattcgttgatgaaagatctcgcAAGACTCATGTAAGCAAATAGCACTCCTACTATTAGTAATCCACGTGATTATGTTATTGTAGCATTCCCTGACGTTGCTTTTAATGTTTaacaggaagaattttctacgagactttcacaggttagatccgaacatgggtcagctcctacaccGGATGATGCAAGTAATGCAGACGACGACATCCGTAGGACATAGTGTTGGGTCGATAttgttggtgggaagaaaaaggggCGAGTGTACGGTGTAGGACAACTTGCTGTAAACTATACAACATCAAAAGGAGGTACactgaagcaccaaccttcttcttcttccactacTTTTGCTGACGAGGCCATCCAACGCTTGACACAACTACTACagcaacgtgaccaggaaaacCATCAATTGAGAGAAGAATATAGTGACTTGAGAAACGAGTTTACAAActtcaagtccctggtcatgagagCGCTGCCTCAAACTTCAGACATTCCTCCCACCATCCCTCCGACCCAGCCACGACCCTCCCCATCACCCGCCGTCCCTCAGCAGCCCAGATTAGTCCAGCCCGCACCAGTCCAGCCATCTACAGAGGAACAGGATGATGAAGAACATTCTGATGACTTTGtagatttttagttttattttgttatttaatcaTAGTTGTTAGAACATCCTGATGTTAGTACATTTGAATTTTAGTACATCATGATTTTGGAACATTATCTTTGCTTAGAAATGgatgatattattgttttatgtttcatttttcatttatagaaataacttcttaaatttgaactttacaaatattaaatgattttggGATGCACAATATGCATATCTGTTTGTGGTTTGAAACTGCAGGTCTGTCTGTGTTGTGTGAACCTTTATGCAGGTATATGTGGTTGaataacaaatacaaatataactTTGTATTCTTCCGAATGTTACCGAAGGCTTccgcccttcggtaattaccaaaggCTTATGcccttcgataattaccgaaggTTTTGGTCGTCGGTAAATGTTAGCGACAAGGGAATTACCGACGGCTTAAAGACTGTCGATAATGACCAATTACCGATGGTTTTTGGCTCTTTCTGAAAGATTATAGCTTTCGATAAAACCCTTCTTTATTGacaaagatttaaaatttagtaacCTTCCTTtttaattaacacaaaaaattatatggacataaaatatattctctgattattttttaattatttgattttcttagttctatttatatatcgttttcaatgttcaaaataacaatcatattttttttaattaaactctTACTTTTCCATcaagtatttaattaattaaagcaagggataaaatagagtattatataattagtttatttagaTAAAGAAAACTCATTACACTTCTTTAtttccacaaaaaaaaaatgacaacactctcatttattatatatgcattTATTGTTGAGAGCCTAAGGTAATAAGAATACTAGAAATTGTTCACTCTCTGTTATGCACACTACTTTTTTCTCTATTGTTTAATACTTCCTTGGGaaattttcattctttgaaAGTTTGTAGTTAAAAAGGAAGACTACTCTCAATtgtcaaataattaaatgaataagcTATAGCCACACCAGTGTCACAGGTGTAGTTACACTTTCCagataagtaaaaaataacacCATAAATTCAATGAGAAATCCAAATTTGACTGGTTGAGATGTAACAAGAGCAGCAAtatgatgatatatttttatattcatttgatagaatatgataaaatggttataaaagtataaatttttatatgttttaaaaaaataagagagtaaaaagtaagtaaagataatgaatgaaaaaaatttaaatgttttaatttcttatttcttgaaaaaacccttatattataaattaatggaaaagtgttcttgtaagaataattttgggaCATTGAAAAAACATGTATGAGTGTATTTCCAAAAGGGGCATTGTAAAAGACTGAgaaggcaaaagaaaagtagagaaaTGAAGGATTCAACCGAAGTTTGCAAGTTACAACTATTATAGAAACTGGTGATAATTTCATGTTATAATCGTATTTTTTACACTGGAGATACAAAATGTTGGGCAAAAGCTTCTAATTAATCTACTCTTGTAATCTCATCTATCTTCATTCGGATCAAGcattatattatgaataaaagaatCAAGATTTAGTCACAGGCAACCCATCTGTCAGTGCTTGTAAACCAACTCCTGATCTTTGCATTCCCTGATTGCGATTTCCATTTTGTCCTTGGCAGTAGAGGGCAACACATCACAGCAATGCCTTCTTGGAGCAAGCAACTGAATACAACAGAAAAGTTTGTGAGGACAGTTAGCAATGTCAAGCcatgttcctaaaattaatatCCCTGAAGCATGCTAAAAAAGCTGTCTATGGTTTAAACTGTTTTTGCACCCGTGAACAGTGAAGACTGATATCTAACATATTAGTTACCTGTTTGATGTCAAGGTCTAAATTTTGTGAGAGGACTTTGATCATTTCCAGTTTGTTCGGTGACACTGCATCGTTTGAGCAATTCTGAAAAGACTTCTTGTAACTGCTTATGGTGCCATCCTTGGAAGATGAGACAGTGTCTAGAAAGAAAACGGTGGATCTTTTACAAGGGTCGTTGTGAAGTTGTCTTGTGTTGAAAGTGTATGTTTTTGCCAACATACTTCCCTTCTTCCACTGCTTGAATGTCTCTTGCACCTTTAGAACATCTGGCAAAAGCATATGGTTTGGGAAAACCTGAACAGCATAGCCCCATGAAACTGAAACTGTCCATGAAAACCGTCTGTCATAGCAAATTGCCTGTTGCAGCACCCTCTGGGAATCAACATTTACAGCTTGAAATAAATGCTTCAGAGCTTGTGTGGTTGTCATGTTTGGAAAGATTGGATCAGTGTAATCAGGATGATGCAGGGAAAGCAAAGGAGTCAAAGGATGTGCCGCCAATAAACCAAAGGTATTTCCCTTCAAATCTACCTGATCCAGTTTCACAATCACAAAAGTTAACAGATTAATTCATCTACAAACCTTTGTACTGTTTGTATATTCTAGttaaaatcaaatcataatCATTCACTATGCACTGACAAGGCCGACCAAaagttcaaatttttgttaCCTGGTGAAAACCGGGTTCATGTGTTAATCCTACCCCAAGTTCTGCCAAGCAAGAGTACACCCTTCCATCACTTCCATAGAGATGAGGGTACCTTTCTATACATGAATCAAAAACCTTGGCCAAAACCTTTGCCAGAGAGGAGCTGATAGCAAAACCTGCCCCACCAAAAGCCATTCCAAAACCAAACACCCGGTTCTGCTCATAAACCTCAGAGTGTGCACCAATGTAGTACCAGAGCTTGTGATCATATTTGGAAAGAGTCTTCACCACATTCTCCGGGAAGAAAACAGTGTCATCGTCTCCAAAAACGAACCATCTCACGTCTGAATCGTTGTTCATTGCCACGGTCTCGGTAACAACACGTGCAACGCGTATTGCGGAGCGAAGTCCACCCTTGTGAGTGAAACGAAACCTTGAAGTGTCTTCAGAGACAcaaagaggaggaagagaagtATCGTTGCTGACATGTTCTTCATCTGGGAGGCTGTCCAGGAACACGCACCCCTTCATTGCTTTGTTGGTGGTGCTGTTGATGTTGTTCCACCAAAGCTTCACGTATTCCTTCCTTTTGCCCCATGAACTCTTGCTTGAAGCAATTCCAAAGACAAGGTGATCAAGAGTGGTAGGCCTGGACACATCCTGCGATGTCTTGTTCACGTGTATTACCTTTGATGTCCCCAATAGTAGCACTGACACGACGAGATAAAGGGCGCAGAATGAAGAAGAGACTAAGATGAAATTAACCAGAGTTTGAGCCTTGGTGGGTTTGTGAAAAAGCTGCATCTTGACGACAATGGATCTAGTTCTGTTCTGGAGATGAAGAGGGTCGGGTTATTGTCGGTTTAATACAGGAACAGGTTCGTCTGTTGTTTGTTAGAAGGGTTTGAGACGTGTTCagatgtatgtatgtatgtaatGTGTGGCGAAAATCCACCGCGATCCACGGCGTAAGAATGCTGATTGTTTTGACGATTTTAAGGCAGTTAATGTTCCATGTATAAACTTGGGTAGGTACGTTAGAGAAAACTCAGAGTGTCCCTGCCAATTAGATTCGCACGGTTGGCTGGTGTTGATGGTTATTGGATTCAAGTGGTTGAATTGATTTGCATTGACTATGCAGCAGAAAATGGAAAAAGGTGTTGGCGGGTTTGAAGAGTTAGGCCACCTAAGCTCTTATTCTTCCACGTCAAGGTCTTTGTTATGCCAACTTTCATCCCtcacatgaaaaataattaggAGGCATGAGACAACGCTATGGTTCACGTTAGTTGTGCAATTTAGGCACCAAAGCACGATTCCAGCGTTGTTTTAAGCTTTTACGCGAACGTTTTGCCTTTCTACCTGATTGTGCgtttttcacttttacttttccGTTTTGCTCCTTCACATTGAAGCCTATATTACAAGTTACAACTCACAAAATCTCTTAACGGTTGTACATCCGTTTTTGTTCTAGAGCATTCATGCAGTATAATGCATAAATAGTATTAATTGTAGATTGTATTATACACCTCCTggaataaacaataaattaaaaaaaaaaatcagcgaggttttgatatttctatttatatcaCACGGGAAAAAAAAGGACAGTTTGCAAGTTTTTGCGAGATACCGGGAATGGGACCGCGTGGAACTTTAGAAGTCAACGTAACTCggaaatgaaataaaactttataattgAGATACATCTTTAGGCACAAATGTAAAATAAAGTATTCATATCTTGTATGcatgaaaaaataatcatttgagttaaaatatttctaaacgTACTTCTAACAGACTCTAATGTTTATACGCACGCAGCCGGCAAATAATTAGgtagaatttaatttacaaaactTTCAGACGTGGTCCTTGTGGTGATCAcgttacaaattaaaattggacCCTTCACTGAGGTTATCACACTCCAAATACCAGGAGAAACTACCTGCAATTTTGGATATCAGAAGTGGATAAAACGTGTACTGTTACGTGCAAGTGCTGGGGTTTGATAACTTCTCCAGTAAACCAAAAGCCTGTGAGGGGTTTGATCACACCGGTGAGACCTCTTTGAGCTTTGataatttttcttcaacaatGAGGACAGGGATCTTTCTCTCCTGCAAAGAGGATGGGGGAAATAGAAATCAGGAAAGGCAGGGTATAATTAGAGTGTTTTTCAGAAATATAAAGTTTGTAGCATAGTACTAGCTGCTCGGTGGAGGCACCCATTGTTCAATAACTACTGCAAATTAGCACTAAAGAATATTTGCGTTTACCTTCTCTTCAACtttaagaaatagaaaagaatcAAGTTCCGCACAACCTCTCTCAAAACAATGTATAAGATCAACCAAAAAGAAGCCGCATCCGCCTTATATCACCTACAACACGAACATTCATGCTCATGAAATTTCCAAAGCTTTGAAAGGAAGCCACTCCGGAAAAGAATGCTATGATTGCATGGAGATCAGTTCATCGATTTCACACTGTCTAATGTGAAGATTGGTTGTATCATTAGTAGATGGTGGTAAAACGCTACAGCACTGACGACGGGGAGCATTCATCTGTGTTAAGACccaataaacaatataaattttaataactaaaataagaatacagACAAAATCACAAATTTGAAATAACCATTACTAAGATTAACTTAAAAAAACCTGGTCAATGTTAAGCTCCAGCTTCCGTGAAAAAACTATGATCCGCTCGAGCTGTCTAACATTGGATTCAAAGCAGTTCCCAACATCATGCCTACTGTAACTGCTCCAAATGCCCCTTTTATGAGATGTAGcacttttcaagaaaaatacTGAAGGCCTTTTACAAGGATCTCTGAGATAGTCTCTGGTGTTAAACATGAAATTGGCATTGACTTTACTACCCCTCCTCCATGGAACAAAAGTTCTCTGCACCGAAAGGAGGTCAGGTAAAAGTTCATTTCCTTGATAAACTTGGATAGCAAAACCCCAAGAAACAGAGAAAGTCAAAGAATTTGACTGATCATAGCAGACAGTTTGCTGCAGGATCCTGGCAGGATCTACATTTGCAGCGGCAACAAGATGTTCCAAAGCCTGTACTCTGTCCATGTCGGGAAATATGGGCTCCATTGCTTCCAAGTGATGAAGGGACAACAACGGAGATAATGGATGTGCAGCTAGCATCCCGAACAAATTCCCCCGCATGTCCAACTGGCGAAACAAAATGGATAAATAGTGATTCCGAAAGAGCCTATCATTATACTTCTTTTAGGTCTTAATCAGAAGATAAAAGAATGCTCCTCAACTATAGAACTCAAGAAGCCTAAGCACATTCCAGCAAAAGTATCAAACTTAAAACCTAGACAACATACTCATGCTACCCCTATGATGTTTGTTTGAAATGCGAAAGAATTTAACAAGATAAAATCTTAAACCAAATTATTAGATTTATCATGCCGTGAGACCAATGTACGTTTAAAACTTCAGCAACTAAATAGATGTAAGCTATGCACACAACCATTGAATGCAGCCAGGAAAATAGAAACTGATGCACATTATCATTTTCATGTTCGTAATTGCTGGTATCTACAGACAACCTTGACACAATACTGTTGATAATGTTCTCCAATAAAAGTTTCCATTTTATCTCGACAATTATAGATAACTTTAAtcaccaataaaaaaatttattttaataagaaaaaccGCACCAACAGTTTGTCATCTGAGTTTTGTCCTTGTAAACGAGCCTCCAACACCCATAATGGAAGTAAGCGAGTAATCCATGGGACATCTAACTCTTCAGTGCATTAGCACAAagccaaaaaacaaaaaatcacagCCCATAAGATACCAAAGAACAAATAAAGGTTACACATCTCACTGCCCTTTCCCCTTTTTTGGTTTCTCACGTATTCTCTTTCAGAGACAATCTTATTTGAGACACTGTCAGAAACTTAAATATGGATAACTCACTATAGAAAGGATTTGAACTTCATTGACCACATTGTAGGAGACGCTGAGAACCAACCCCGTTTTTCACATTTTCCGCCTTTTTGTTACACGGCATATCAAAGATAGTATCAGAATTAAATGAAGGTCTCTCCCTTTGAGATTTCGAACCTTGGATAGACACATTGGAGGAACAATTCAATCAGAGAGTAACACAAGCCATAACAACTAAATTCTGTCTATTACTCCAACTCTAATATCTAATCAATCCATATTCGAAGGTGAATACATAGCATCACATGCATAGAGACAAAGAGTTTGTTATGATTCCGCGCGTCACTTTGGTCCTACTGCTAAGTGTCACAATGATTCTTAAGTAGGAATGAATAGGAATGATTCTGAAGAGcagtatataaaatatataagaaaaaactcCACACACACCCATCGCCTTCAAACTTTCTTATATGAAATTCTTATAGCGTGCCGAATCTCCCCGTGATAAAACAACCCAACAGAGTTGAGTTCACTGCTCCCGCATACAAAAATCGAAACAaccaaaaaaagagaaaataacacaGCCAGCGAATCCAACACATGCGcatagataaaaacaaaaaacatacgTAACAGAAAAACAATAGCCAAAAagaacataataataataataataataataataataataatatcaaagtaCCTGATGAAAGCCAGGTTCATGAGTCAAGCCAACACCGAGCTCAGCAACGCAGGAATAAATCCTAGAATCGCTGCCATACAAGTGTGCGTACCTCCTCAAACAAGAGTCCAAAACCCTCGCCAAAACCCTGGCGAGGGAACTGCTGATCGCGAAGCCGCCACCGCCGAACGCCATCTGGAACGAGTACTTCACGTTCTGCTCGTAGCTCTCGGAGTTGCTCCCGACGTAGAACCACCGGCGGTGGTCGTACCGCGCTAGCGCCCGAACCACGTTGTCGACGAAGAACACCGTGTCGTCGTCGCCAAACACGAACCACCGCACGTCTGTCTCATTACGATCCACGGCCTCCTTCACAGCTCGCGCCACTCGAATCGCAGACCTCAGCCCCCCGCGGAAAGTATAGGGGAACGCGGAGGTATCAGCGGAGATCACGACCGGCGGAGAAAAGGAGGCGGAGGAGGAGGAGTTGAGAGGAAGTGGCGGTGGTTTGTCGAGGAAAGCGAGGGCGCGGGTGGAGTTGGGGGAGTACCAGAGGCGGAGGTAGGGGAGGCGGCGAGGCCATGAGAGGGAGGAGGAGGCGACGGAGAAAAGGAGGTGGCGGCGCGTGGTCGGGGAGAGGGTGGTGATGCGAGTGGGTGAGGTAAGTGGCGCGGATGATGGGGCCCACGTGAGGAAGAGGAGGTAGAGGTTGAGGAGAATGGAGAGCATCAAGAGGAAGGATTTGAATGAAGGTGTTGGAGTTGTTCTGACGTGAGGAAAAGGAGGCATCGCTGTATCTGAGGCACTGCTATCACTACTAAAACTCTGATCCTTTTTTCTTCGTTTGAACATCGCTTTTAGTTTAATTAACGGTGGTTGCAGTGGGAAAAAGAGGGACAAAAAAAACCGCCAAGTGACGGTTACTTTTG encodes:
- the LOC106780474 gene encoding uncharacterized protein LOC106780474, which encodes MQLFHKPTKAQTLVNFILVSSSFCALYLVVSVLLLGTSKVIHVNKTSQDVSRPTTLDHLVFGIASSKSSWGKRKEYVKLWWNNINSTTNKAMKGCVFLDSLPDEEHVSNDTSLPPLCVSEDTSRFRFTHKGGLRSAIRVARVVTETVAMNNDSDVRWFVFGDDDTVFFPENVVKTLSKYDHKLWYYIGAHSEVYEQNRVFGFGMAFGGAGFAISSSLAKVLAKVFDSCIERYPHLYGSDGRVYSCLAELGVGLTHEPGFHQVDLKGNTFGLLAAHPLTPLLSLHHPDYTDPIFPNMTTTQALKHLFQAVNVDSQRVLQQAICYDRRFSWTVSVSWGYAVQVFPNHMLLPDVLKVQETFKQWKKGSMLAKTYTFNTRQLHNDPCKRSTVFFLDTVSSSKDGTISSYKKSFQNCSNDAVSPNKLEMIKVLSQNLDLDIKQLLAPRRHCCDVLPSTAKDKMEIAIRECKDQELVYKH
- the LOC106780478 gene encoding uncharacterized protein LOC106780478 isoform X2, whose product is MFKRRKKDQSFSSDSSASDTAMPPFPHVRTTPTPSFKSFLLMLSILLNLYLLFLTWAPSSAPLTSPTRITTLSPTTRRHLLFSVASSSLSWPRRLPYLRLWYSPNSTRALAFLDKPPPLPLNSSSSASFSPPVVISADTSAFPYTFRGGLRSAIRVARAVKEAVDRNETDVRWFVFGDDDTVFFVDNVVRALARYDHRRWFYVGSNSESYEQNVKYSFQMAFGGGGFAISSSLARVLARVLDSCLRRYAHLYGSDSRIYSCVAELGVGLTHEPGFHQLDMRGNLFGMLAAHPLSPLLSLHHLEAMEPIFPDMDRVQALEHLVAAANVDPARILQQTVCYDQSNSLTFSVSWGFAIQVYQGNELLPDLLSVQRTFVPWRRGSKVNANFMFNTRDYLRDPCKRPSVFFLKSATSHKRGIWSSYSRHDVGNCFESNVRQLERIIVFSRKLELNIDQMNAPRRQCCSVLPPSTNDTTNLHIRQ
- the LOC106780478 gene encoding uncharacterized protein LOC106780478 isoform X1 — its product is MFKRRKKDQSFSSDSSASDTAMPPFPHVRTTPTPSFKSFLLMLSILLNLYLLFLTWAPSSAPLTSPTRITTLSPTTRRHLLFSVASSSLSWPRRLPYLRLWYSPNSTRALAFLDKPPPLPLNSSSSASFSPPVVISADTSAFPYTFRGGLRSAIRVARAVKEAVDRNETDVRWFVFGDDDTVFFVDNVVRALARYDHRRWFYVGSNSESYEQNVKYSFQMAFGGGGFAISSSLARVLARVLDSCLRRYAHLYGSDSRIYSCVAELGVGLTHEPGFHQLDMRGNLFGMLAAHPLSPLLSLHHLEAMEPIFPDMDRVQALEHLVAAANVDPARILQQTVCYDQSNSLTFSVSWGFAIQVYQGNELLPDLLSVQRTFVPWRRGSKVNANFMFNTRDYLRDPCKRPSVFFLKSATSHKRGIWSSYSRHDVGNCFESNVRQLERIIVFSRKLELNIDQMNAPRRQCCSVLPPSTNDTTNLHIRQCEIDELISMQS